In Micropterus dolomieu isolate WLL.071019.BEF.003 ecotype Adirondacks linkage group LG17, ASM2129224v1, whole genome shotgun sequence, one genomic interval encodes:
- the ccdc153 gene encoding coiled-coil domain-containing protein 153 has translation MTPKKKTKKTSMKKPEKSENDLEVKYKRSILDIAILQDHIASQCESVIKVQSDRSDLWRRMRDMEQKLQHERQDHRDVNSDLSRQYKTMQQEVANKVKGLEKEVCQLTEELALCQEELRKEKREREQVEQEKGAAIADLQHKLDKMETDYEKILHETLDSLTSQLSVTRQGRADKNTTLHQNYKELLSEFGLNALDS, from the exons ATGActccaaagaaaaaaacaaaaaagacctCCATGAAGAAACCAGAAAAAA GTGAAAATGACTTAGAAGTGAAGTATAAGCGCAGTATTCTGGATATAGCCATCCTACAGGATCACATTG CTTCACAGTGTGAGTCTGTAATAAAGGTCCAGTCCGATAGATCTGACCTGTGGAGACGCATGAGAGACATGGAGCAGAAGCTGCAGCACGAGAGACAAGACCACAGGGATGTCAACTCTG ACCTCAGTCGCCAGTATAAAACCATGCAGCAAGAAGTGGCCAACAAGGTAAAGGGGCTGGAGAAGGAGGTCTGCCAGCTGACAGAAGAACTTG CTCTTTGTCAGGAGGAactaagaaaagagaaaagagagcgcGAGCAGGTGGAACAGGAGAAGGGCGCCGCCATAGCTGACCTCCAACACAAGCTGGACAAAATGGAAACAGACTATGAGAAGATTCTGCAC GAGACTCTAGACAGCCTAACTTCCCAGCTGTCTGTGACTCGACAGGGGCGGGCGGACAAGAACACAACCCTTCATCAAAACTACAAGGAACTGCTCTCTGAGTTTGGCTTGAATGCACTGGACAGCTAA